One region of Polynucleobacter sp. MWH-Aus1W21 genomic DNA includes:
- a CDS encoding helix-hairpin-helix domain-containing protein, with amino-acid sequence MTQYLKLEKVQGFVRAVAVALTVLTSSSGVSHASPINVNTATQSELESIKGIGPSKAKTIIAERLDGGHFQDANDLQKRVRGIGMKSVEKMVDNGLTIEAPSSFREPNGRTQKEGGASGRRNSRNQAGLRNQSERSGAGRRN; translated from the coding sequence ATGACTCAATATTTAAAATTAGAAAAAGTACAAGGTTTTGTTAGGGCTGTAGCGGTCGCGTTAACAGTTTTGACTTCAAGCTCGGGTGTGAGCCATGCTTCACCAATTAACGTCAATACTGCGACCCAGTCTGAGTTGGAAAGCATTAAGGGGATTGGCCCTTCCAAGGCAAAAACGATTATTGCCGAACGTTTGGACGGCGGGCATTTTCAGGATGCCAATGATCTGCAGAAACGGGTTCGCGGTATTGGTATGAAATCCGTAGAAAAAATGGTTGATAACGGATTAACCATCGAAGCCCCTAGTTCTTTTCGGGAACCCAATGGCCGTACCCAAAAGGAGGGTGGGGCTTCTGGCAGACGCAATTCTCGTAATCAAGCTGGTCTTCGCAATCAGTCGGAGCGTTCGGGAGCAGGGCGCCGAAATTAA
- the cysM gene encoding cysteine synthase CysM: protein MSKPSYLTISQTVGNTPLVRLQRIPGLENEGRNNVILGKLEGNNPAGSVKDRPALSMISRAQERGEIKPGDTLIEATSGNTGIALAMTAAMLGYKMILVMPENQSIERRQSMAAYGAELILTAAAGGMEFARDYALQLQREGRGRLLDQFANPDNPRAHIETTGPEIWRDTDGQVTHFVSAMGTTGTITGVSTYLKSMNPAIQIIGAQPEDGSQIPGIRKWAPEYLPKIYQGDKVDLIEYVSQADAEEMARRLAVEEGIFCGISAGGALVVALRIARQVENATIVFIVCDRGDRYLSTGVFPA from the coding sequence ATGAGCAAACCATCCTACCTAACTATTTCACAGACAGTGGGCAATACGCCTTTAGTTCGTTTACAGCGCATTCCCGGCCTGGAGAATGAGGGTCGAAATAATGTGATTTTGGGTAAGTTGGAGGGTAATAATCCAGCCGGGTCGGTGAAGGACCGACCTGCGCTGTCGATGATTTCTCGCGCACAAGAGCGCGGTGAAATTAAACCAGGCGACACTTTAATCGAAGCAACTAGTGGCAACACAGGTATTGCACTTGCAATGACTGCAGCAATGCTTGGCTACAAAATGATTTTAGTTATGCCTGAAAATCAAAGTATTGAACGTCGTCAAAGTATGGCTGCTTATGGCGCTGAACTCATTTTGACGGCAGCAGCTGGTGGCATGGAATTTGCTAGGGATTATGCTCTGCAATTACAACGAGAGGGTCGAGGTAGATTACTCGATCAGTTTGCTAATCCTGATAATCCTCGGGCGCATATCGAAACTACTGGCCCAGAAATTTGGCGCGATACCGATGGACAGGTCACTCATTTTGTCTCAGCGATGGGAACTACTGGAACCATTACTGGAGTGTCGACTTATCTGAAGTCCATGAATCCTGCGATTCAGATTATCGGAGCGCAGCCTGAGGATGGATCACAAATTCCTGGAATACGTAAATGGGCTCCCGAGTATTTACCAAAGATCTATCAAGGCGATAAGGTTGATCTCATTGAGTACGTATCTCAGGCTGATGCAGAGGAGATGGCGCGTCGTTTGGCTGTTGAAGAGGGCATCTTCTGTGGCATATCTGCCGGCGGAGCTCTCGTAGTTGCCTTACGCATTGCGCGCCAAGTTGAAAATGCCACGATCGTCTTTATTGTCTGCGACCGCGGAGACCGTTACCTCTCTACCGGTGTATTTCCTGCTTAA
- a CDS encoding lytic transglycosylase domain-containing protein yields the protein MNFRISFLLLTLALAACSNNPIQPTQPQQPIVNQTEDAASEARFSQNLNELLGQVSQTQEIPLPALEMGFLDVKTIPSIRKLVLPPSGTFKKNWLVYRKRFIEPVRLKAGRAFWDQNQAFLRQVEQDSGVPAEIIVAIIGIETIYGRQTGNFRVKDVLSTLAFSYPETPNKVAREQLFKDQLKELILLCWTEAGGKLASKNSSQGVNSASFSACLNQNSSYAGAIGLPQFMPGSIRSFAVDGDGDGRIDLKNSPKDAIASVASFMKEHGWQPGMPISFPVQVNGVEAAKQLADGEPQLKFTVQELINKGILTKQQGDLQSGGVEPQSKAFIVDLPYPDKDGVDQVQYFVGLNNFLTIVQYNRSYFYAQSVAEFAEALGYKNQSAVPVESPSKNGGAKAASEKSKPKKSIQKKKAKSS from the coding sequence ATGAACTTTCGCATTTCCTTCTTGCTTTTGACTCTTGCGCTAGCGGCGTGCTCCAACAACCCTATACAGCCCACACAGCCACAACAACCCATCGTAAACCAGACTGAGGATGCAGCCTCAGAGGCGCGTTTTAGCCAAAACCTCAACGAACTACTCGGACAAGTCTCCCAAACCCAAGAAATACCGCTTCCAGCTCTAGAAATGGGCTTTCTTGATGTTAAAACGATTCCCTCGATTCGAAAACTGGTATTACCCCCATCGGGGACTTTTAAGAAAAATTGGCTGGTTTACCGAAAGCGCTTTATTGAGCCAGTTCGCCTCAAGGCTGGCAGGGCATTTTGGGACCAAAACCAGGCCTTTTTGCGCCAAGTTGAACAAGACTCGGGGGTTCCCGCTGAAATTATTGTGGCCATAATTGGAATTGAAACCATCTATGGGCGCCAAACCGGAAACTTCAGGGTTAAAGACGTACTCTCTACTCTTGCCTTTAGCTACCCAGAGACCCCCAACAAAGTAGCACGTGAGCAACTCTTCAAGGATCAGCTCAAAGAACTTATTTTGCTATGTTGGACCGAAGCAGGCGGCAAACTGGCATCCAAAAATAGTAGTCAAGGCGTTAATAGTGCATCCTTTAGTGCCTGTTTAAATCAAAACAGTTCCTATGCTGGAGCCATCGGCCTGCCGCAGTTTATGCCCGGAAGTATTCGTAGTTTTGCGGTAGATGGGGATGGAGATGGGCGAATTGATCTTAAAAATAGCCCAAAAGATGCCATTGCTAGCGTAGCCAGTTTTATGAAGGAACATGGTTGGCAACCAGGTATGCCGATTTCATTTCCAGTACAAGTTAATGGCGTTGAAGCTGCCAAGCAGTTGGCTGATGGCGAGCCGCAACTGAAATTCACCGTCCAAGAGCTAATTAACAAGGGTATTTTGACCAAGCAACAAGGTGACCTACAAAGTGGTGGTGTAGAACCTCAAAGCAAAGCTTTTATTGTTGACTTGCCCTACCCCGATAAAGACGGTGTCGATCAGGTGCAATATTTTGTTGGCTTAAACAATTTTCTAACCATTGTGCAGTACAACCGTAGTTACTTTTACGCACAAAGTGTTGCCGAATTTGCTGAAGCCCTGGGTTACAAAAATCAAAGTGCTGTTCCAGTAGAAAGCCCAAGTAAAAATGGTGGGGCTAAAGCTGCTTCTGAAAAATCCAAACCTAAGAAATCAATCCAAAAGAAAAAAGCTAAGTCTTCTTAA